The Nitrobacter hamburgensis X14 genome contains the following window.
CCGAGGGCGCCGTCGCAAAGCTGACCGGGGCCTGGCAACCGTTCAGCGATGCCGGATTGCTGCCAGACCCCTCTAGCCTTCACTTGATCGCACGCGCCATCACCCCGCCCGGCTATGTGCGGCGGTTCGACACCCGCTTCTTCAGCGCGGATGCATCCGCGATCGCCCACCGCGTCGATGGCGTGATCCACCCCGACGCCGAACTGGTCGAACTGGCCTGGATCGAGATGGACGCAAAGCCTCTCGCCGACCTTCATCCCATCACCAGGAGCGTGCTCGGCGAACTCGAAAAACGTCTCGCCGCCGGTCCGCTGCGTCACGATGCCGACCTGCCGTTCTTCCGTTTCTACGGCGGCAAGATGCACAGGGATGTTTTTCCGGGCGTAGCTTAAGCGTCATTGCGGGAATGCGTGGCCCGGAAGCCGGCTCTTTGCGGGAAATGGGTCGATTTCAAGCTTTCAACAGCCTCGAAATCCTTGACTTCGGGCATTTCGCAGCTAGTTTGCCGGCCAACGCGGGCCTGATGCTGGGCCAGCTTTCCGATTCCCGACATCAGAGGGTTTGCACATGGCCAAGGCGGTCACCATCAAGGTCAAGCTGGTTTCCAGCGCCGACACCGGCTTCTATTACGTCGCCAAGAAGAATTCGCGCACCATGACCGACAAGATGGTCAAGAAAAAATACGACCCGGTGGCGCGCAAGCACGTCGAATTCCGCGAAGCGAAGATCAAGTAAGATCGCTGCGATCGACGGTGAATTAGAGCGTTTCCCGGTGAAGTGGAAACCGGATCACCGCAAGGAAATGCGACTACTCAATAGCTTAGCGCGGGATCTTCGGATCTCGCTTTTATTTTGACCAAGGATCATGCCGCCTGCGCCACGACTCGGTTTCGGCCGTCGTGCTTGGCGCGGTAGAGCGCGATATCCGCACGCTTGAGAACGTCGGCGACCGGTTCCCCCTTCCGCTCCAGGATCGACAGTCCGATCGAGATGGTCACATCGATCCGCTTCGCACCCTTGTGAACCGCGAACGGTTCGCCTGCGATCGAGCGGCGCAGCCGTTCGGCCACCATGCCGGCGACGTGCAAATTGGTCTCCGGCATCACGATCACGAACTCCTCCCCGCCGTAGCGGCAGGCGAGATCGATGCCGCGGATGGATTTGCGGATTCGCACGGCGAATTCGCGCAGCACATCGTCGCCGGCATCGTGGCCATAGCCGTCATTGATCGACTTGAAGAAGTCGATATCGAGCATCATCAGGGCCAGCGGCTTGCCGCGCAGCGAGGCCTGCTCGGCCAGCGTAACGAGATGACTTTCCATGTAGCGGCGGTTGTGCAACCCGGTCAGCCCGTCGGTGACAGCCATTTCGATCGAGTTCTGCACGTTGTCGCGCAGGTGGTCGGTGTAACGGCGGCGGCGGATTTGCGTGCGGGAACGGGCAAGCAACTCGTTCTTGTCGACCGGTCGCAGCAGATAATCGTTGACGCCGATTTCGAGACCACGCAGCAATCGCGTATTGCTGTTGGCATCGGCGATGGCAAGGATCGGAACGTGCCGTGTACGCTCCAGCGAGCGCGCCTGGCTGCACAAGCGCAGGCCGTCGAAATTCTCCAGTCCGAGTGACACAATGAGAAGATCGTAACTGTTTTCGGCGGCATGAAACAGCGCCTCGGACGGATCGGTTTCGACATCGACGGTGTGTTCGGCGCTCAGCACCGACGCCAGCCGCTCATACGACGAGGCACGATCGTCGACCAGCAGGATGCGCCCACCCTTCCCGGTGTCGGCAACCGCATCGCGCTCCGGCGCCTGCACGCCGATTTCGAGCGAGGTGACGGCGCGCAGGCGCAGCTCGTCGGTCATCATCTTCAGACGCGTCAGCGAGCGGACCCGCGCGATCAGCACCACGTCCGAGACCGGTTTGGTCAGGAAGTCGTCGGCGCCGGCCTCGAGCCCGCGCACGCGGTCGGACGGACTGTCCAGCGCCGTCACCATCACCACGGGGATGAAATGGGTTGCCGGGTTGGCCTTCAGCCGGCGGCAGACCTCAAAACCGTCCATGTCCGGCATCATGATATCGAGCAGGACGATGTCGCACTTGGCACGCGCGCAGATCTCCAGCGCCTGCGCGCCGTTGGACGCGGTCATGACGTCGAAATACTCCGCCGACAATCGTGCTTCCAGCAGCTTGACGTTGGCGGGGATATCATCGACGACCAGAACACGCGCAGACACCGCTGTCTCCTCAACCCACGAACCGACGGACGGTCTCGATGAACTTGCCGACGGAAATCGGCTTCGACAGATAAGCCTCGCAACCGCCCTCGCGGATACGCTCTTCGTCGCCCTTCATCGCGAATGCCGTCACCGCGACCACGGGAATCGCGCGCAGCTCGGGGTCGTCCTTGATCCAGCGCGTGACATCGAGGCCGGACACCTGCGGCAACTGAATATCCATGAGAACGAGATCGGGGCGAAGCTTGCGGACCAGATCGAGCGCCTCGAAGCCGTTGCTGGTCCCCGACGTCTGATATCCATGAGCCTCCAACAGATCGCGGAAGAGCTTCATGTTGAGCTCGTTGTCTTCTACGATCAGGACCGTCTTGGCCACCCTGGCCTCCAGTCGACGCTGCGCTCACCTTGGTGAGCGAAACATACACAAGCATCACAAAACTTATCCGCAAACTGGATTTAGATTTGCACCAGAACTCGCTCCAAAGCCGTTAAGGCACAGTACGATCTTTATGCGAGCGGATTAGCACTTGCTTGAACACGTTTCAGGGACTCGGGCATGATGGTTCCAGACTAGAAGCGATAGGTTACGGAAAGGCAAACAGCCACAATGACAAAGCGTGTGCATAACCCGCGCGAAGTAGCTGAGATCGTGGCCATTCAGGCACTTTCCTTTGTCGCGGGCGACGGCGAACGGCTGGGCCGGTTTCTGGCCGAAACCGGAATTGGTCCGGAGACCCTGCGCGCCTCCGCCTCCGATCCTCACTTCCTTGCCGGCGTGCTCGACTTCGTGCTGCGCGACGACGCAACCGTGAAAGCTTTCTCAGAATCCTCGGGACACCATCCCACCACGATCGCCGCCGCGCGGGAGGCGCTCGGCGATCCCCATTGGGAACGCGAGGTTCCGTGACTGAGGGGCCGCCAGGCGATCCATTGTGCATTTGCCGGGATTGTTTCGGCGATCCCGACTTTGCGGCGGTTCGTTGCAGCACATGCGGCTCTCCCCGGCTCGTGCGCCACCGCACACTGCCCACGCTGACCCTCGCTCATATCGATTGCGACGCATTCTACGCCACCGTCGAGAAACGCGACAATCCTGCGCTTGCGGACAAACCCGTCATCATCGGCGGCGGCAGACGTGGCGTGGTATCGGCCGCCTGCTATATCGCCCGGACCTACGGCGTGCATTCGGCCATGCCGATGTTCAAGGCGCTCGCGCTCTGCCCCTCCGCCGCGGTCATTGCGCCGGACATGACGAAATATGTCCGGGTCGGCCGCGAGGTGCGTCACGCCATGCAGGCGCTGACGCCGCTGGTGGAACCGCTGTCGATCGACGAGGCCTTCCTTGACCTCGGCGGCACCCAGCGTGTCCATGGCATGATTCCGGCCAAAGTGCTGGCAAAGTTCGCGGCCGACGTCGAGCGCACCATCGGCATCACGGTGTCGGTCGGGCTGTCCTGCAACAAGTTCCTCGCGAAGATTGCCTCGGACCTCGACAAGCCGCGCGGATTCGCGGCGCTCGATCCGGACGAGGCGCGCATCATGCTCGCGGACAAGCCGGTCGGCTTCATTTTCGGCGTCGGCCCGGCCACCCAGGAGCGACTGTCGCAGCACGGCTTTCGGACCATCGGCGATTTGCAGCGCGCCGACGAAATCGAATTGATGAAACAATTTGCGGCCGAGGGCCGCCGATTGTGGCGGCTGGCGCGCGGCATCGACGACCGGCGGGTGATCGCGGACCGTGGCGCCAGGACCATCTCCAGCGAGACGACGTTCGAGTCCGACGTCCGCGACTTCGCCACGCTCGAACGCATCCTCTGGCGGCTATCGGAGAAGGTATCGTCGCGGCTGAAGACAGGCGGACTGGCGGGATCGACGATCACGCTGAAACTGAAGACCGCCGATTTCCGGCAACGGACCCGTTCGCAATCAATCTCCGTTCCGACCCAGCTCGCGTCGAAGATTTTCGCAACCTCCCGCGAAATGCTGGCGAAGGAAATCGACGGCACCGCCTTCCGGCTGATGGGAACAGGCGTCAGTGCCTTGCGGCCAGGGTCGCAGGCTGACGACACCGATATGCTGGACCGCCGCTCGGCTCATGCCGAGCGAGCGATGGACGATCTGCGCAAGAAGTTCGGGAGCGCGGCGGTCATCAGGGGCATAGCCTATGACGGGCCCGAGAAACAACGTCAGTAAAAACGGCCAAGCCGTTCGTAGGATTACCTTATAGGGGCGTCATCGTTTGCAGGGCTTGGCGTTCTTGACGTCGCTGACGTCGAATTTTCCCAGCGTCCCGGAAATCACGAAGTCGTTGTAGTCGAGCACCAGCGCCCGCGACACACCATCCTCGAACAGTTCGAACGACATGGCGTAGACCGGGGTCTGCTCGCCACTGTTGGCCGGGGCGTCACGATCGTAGTAGCTGACGGTGACGGGCCATCGCGTCAGCGTCTTCATCTGACCGTTGGTGGTCGATGGATCCGGAGACGCCCCCGGCGTATCGCCGGGAATAGGTTTGCCGATAACCGAAAGCGTGTTGTAGACTTTCTCTCCGTTGTCGGAGCCGTCATAAACGGTCAACTGGAGCAGCGATTTGCCTGCTTTCGCCGCCGCGATGATGCGCTGGATCTGTTCGGTCGGAAACACCACCTTGCCGTCGAGCGTGAACGTCTTGGCGACCGGTTGTTTGAGCTTCACCGTGATCTTGTCACCGGTCCGCTCGGCGATGCCGTCAACCTCGCTCTGATCGCTGTCGTCCATGCGGGTGGCGATCTTGAAACGGTAGCTCCTGCCCTCCGCATCCTCCCAGCTCGTGGATTGCAGATCGCTCAGCGTGGTCTTGCCTTCCCCGCTATTCATTTCCGAGACTTGCCTGAAGTCCGACGTGTAACCCTCGCAGGCATTTCCGGAAAACTTGTAAAGGATTCGCCCGCGGGTACTGTCGAGCGACGTGCTGCCGCGCGATTTCAGGAGGCTCAGATCGTACAGCGCCTGATGGGAGAGAAACGGAACAACGGCCGCGGCGTGCGCGGCGCTACCGGGTGGCGGCAGGCCCGCCGCTGCTACGGCCAGCGTCAGAAACCCGGGCCAAAATCGCAAGGCTGAAAAATGGAAATGGTCGCGCATATCGTCTCTCGATGTGACCGAATCCGAGCATAGTCACTGCCCTATTGCGCCACAACTAGTGGATCGCGTCTGACATTTGAATCCGGGATGGGATTCCCATCTGACTGGATGCATGCGAGTCTGGCGCATGCGAACCGGAATTTTCATCACCCTTAAGCCTGCCGACCGCCGCCATCTGAAGGCGCTGGCGCGGAATCGCAACACCCCACACAAGCATGTTTGGCGGGCCGAGATCGTACTGTTGAGCGCGGACGGTTTCGGCACCCATGAGATCATGCGCCGGACCGGCAAGTCGAAGACCTGTGTGTGGCGCTGGCAGGAACGCTTCATGGTGGCGGGTTATGACGGCCTCCTGCACGATAAGACACGCCCCTCGCGCATTCCGCCGCTGGGGTCGGGCATCGCTGAACGCGTCGTGGCGCTCACCCGGACCGAGCCGCCAGCAGAGGCGACCCACTGGACCTCGGCCATGATGGCGAAGGTCGTCGATATCAGCGCGAGTTCCGTTCAACGCATCTGGCGCGCCCATGGGCTGCAGCCGCACCGGGTGAAACAGTTCAAGCTCTCCACTGACCCGCGCTTCGTCGACAAATTGCGCGATGTCGTCGGCCTCTATGTCGATCCGCCCGCCCATGCCGTCGTTCTCTCGGTCGATGAAAAAAGCCAAATCCAGGCGCTCGACCGCACCCAGCCCGGCTTGCCAATAAAGAAGGGTCGCGCCGGGACGATGACCCACGACTACAAGCGTCATGGCACGACGACACTGTTTGCGGCCCTCAACGTCCTCGACGGCACCGTCATTGGCCGCAATATGCAGCGCCATCGGCACCAGGAGTTCATCCGCTTCCTCAACGCCGTCGAAGCGCAGGTGCCGCCGCGAAAGCAAATCCACGCTATCGTCGACAACTATGCAACCCACAAGCACCCGAAAGTGCGCCAGTGGTTGGCCCGGCATCCCCGCTGGGCCTTCCACTTCACGCCCACATCAGCATCCTGGCTCAACGCCGTCGAGGGCTTCTTCGCCAAACTCACAAAACGACGACTGAAACGCGGCATCTTCCGATCGGTCGTCGACCTGCAGGCTGCAATCAATCGCTTCGTAATCGAACATAACGCCGAACCGAAGCCCTTCACATGGACTGCCGATCCCAACAAAATTATCCGAGCCGTCAGACGCGGGCACCAAGTGTTAGATTCCATCCACTAGGGCGGCGCCACGACAGACCGCGATTTGATGGCCAATCCCGATAGTTTGATCGCGCCGTAGCCGGGTATCCCGCAAAATCCGCCCCGGCCCGCCATCGCTTGCATGTGACATGACGATGGGCGAGATAGAGAGAGCCTGAGCGGTATTATTCAGGCGGAGCATCCATACCGGGGACTGACATGGCAGGAACGATCGAGCAGAAGCTGGCGGCGCAGGGCATCACCTTGCATGAAGCAGCATCGCCTGTGGCGAATTACGTCGGCTTCGTCCGCACCGGCAACCTGTTGTTCGTATCCGGACAGCTCTGCTTCAATCCCGAAGGCAAGCTGATCGCCAAGGGCAAGCTGGGCGCGGGCGTCACAGTTGAACAGGGCAGCGCCGCGGCGCGCGGCTGCGCCCTCAATCTGCTGGCGCAGGTCAAGGCCGCGCTCGGCGACCTCGACAAGGTAGTCCGCGTAGTCAGGCTGGGCGGATTCGTCAACTCCGCTCCCGATTTCGTCGATGGACCAAAGGTGTTGAACGGCGCATCGGATCTGATGGTTGCGACGTTCGGCGACAAGGGCCGCCATGCGCGCGTTACAGTCGGCGTCGCCTCCCTTCCCGCCGATGCGGCGGTCGAAATCGAAGGCCTGTTCGAGGTCGTCTGACGCCGATGCGCGCGCCCGACTGGCTGACGGCACGACCGGTCGCCCACCGCGGCCTGCACGACGACGCCCGCGGCATCGTCGAGAGCATGCCGGGGGCGTTTCGAGCCGCCATCGCCGGAAACTTCAGCATCGAGACCGATATCCAGCTCACCGCCGACGGCGAGGCCATGGTTCATCATGACGATGAACTCGGCCGGCTGACCGAAGGTTCGGGCGCCCTGCGAACCAAGACCGCAGCCGAACTCAGGCAGGTCGTTTTCAAAAACACGTCCGAAAGGATGATGTCGCTTGCGGATCTCTGCAGGTTGGTCGCCGGCCGCGTGCCGCTGGTGATCGAGGTCAAAAGCCGTTTCGACGGCGATCGCAGGCTGGTGCGGCGCATGGCCGAGGTGCTGTCCAGCTATAACGGGCCTGCGGCCGGCATGTCGTTCGATCCGGATCAGGTGCTGGCGCTGCGGGAATTGATTCCGTCGCGCCCGCGCGGCATCGTGGCCGAGCGCCTCTACACCGAAGCCGATTGGCCCGACACGACGCCGAACCAGCGCGCGGCAATGACCCACCTGCGTCATGCCTTCCGCACCCGGCCGCATTTTGTCGCTTACTCGGTGAGTGACCTTCCGGACATAACCCCATGGATTGCGCGAAACATTTTTCGATGCGCGCTACTGACATGGACGGTACGCACGCCGGAACAGCGCGCCCGCGCCGCCAAATATGCAGATCAAATGATCTTCGAGGGTTTCCACCCGGGCATTTGACCCCTTTGACCCGACAGCCCTTGACGGCACCGGCATCGTGTCCAATCTCTGGCGTGGCTGGTTCGAATGAACTTCTGAACCGGCACACAGCGGAGGTCACCGCGTACAGTGGCTGATTCTCAGGCCTGGACCGGTTCAACTCCTTGATGACGTCACCCGACATATCGCTCGAAGCCGTCGACTCCGTCAGCCAGATTACGGCCGTGGACTGGGACGCCTGCGCCAACCCGGCGACCAAGCAACACCGGTCGCTGGCGTCCGATGAAGCCCCGGCTTCTTCATCGGCTCAAGATTCTTGTTTAAGCGCAAGAGAGCAATACAACCCATTTGTATCACACGCCTTTTTTACGGCACTTGAAGCATCGAATTCGGCTTGCCCGCGCACCGGATGGAGACCGCGCCACTTGATCGCACGGCTCGACGGCGCGGTCGTGGGCGTCGTGCCGTGCTATCTGAAGTCGCACTCGCAGGGCGAGTATGTATTCGATCACGGCTGGGCCCAGGCCTATGAAAGCGCCGGAGGGCGCTATTACCCCAAGCTGCTGGCCTCGGTTCCGTTTACACCGGCCACCGGCCCGCGGCTCTTGATCCGCGCCGGCAGCGACAAAGCGCGTGTGGGCGCCGCGCTGGTCGGCGGCCTCGTCGGCCTCTGCGATGCGACACAGGCCTCATCGGTCCACGTCACCTTTGCCCGCCAGGAGGAATGGACGTTTCTTGCCGGGAACGGATTCCTCCAACGCACCGACCAGCAGTTCCACTGGCGGAACGAAGGCTATTCGAGCTTCGAGGACTTTCTCGCCAACCTCGCTTCGCGACACCGCAAGGCGATCCGCCGCGAGCGCCGCGATGCGCTGGCCAACGGCATCACCATCCACGTCCTCACCGGCAATGAACTCACGGAAGAAACCTGGGACGCCTTCTTCCAATTCTACATGGAAACGGGATCGCGCAAGTGGGGCCGGCCCTACCTGACCCGGTCCTTCTACTCCCTGATCGGCGAAAGCATGAGCCGGGATATTGCGCTGATCATGGCCCGCCGCGACGGCCGCTGGATCGCCGGCGCCATCAACTTCATCGGTTCGGATACGCTGTTCGGGCGGCACTGGGGCGCCATCGAGCATCATCCCTTCCTGCATTTCGAGGTCTGCTATTATCAGGCGATCGATTTTGCGATCCGTCATCGCCTGAAAACGGTGGAGGCCGGCGCGCAGGGCGAGCACAAGATAGCGCGCGGTTATCTGCCGCAGACCACCTATTCGGCGCACTATATCGCCGACCCCGCACTGCGCCGCGCGGTGGGTGACTATCTCAAGCACGAACGACATTATGTCGCCGAAGCGGCCCGCGAGCTAACCGACGCCGGACCGTTTCGCAAGACCGGCGACGATGGCGTCTCCTGACGCTTTGGGCGCCGGCAATTCGAGGAATGATGATGACCGCCTACGACGCCAACAACATTTTCGCGAAAATCCTGCGGGGCGAACTGCCCTGTTACAAGGTCTACGAGAACGAGCACGTACTGGCCTTTCTCGACATCATGCCGCGCGCGCCCGGACACTCGCTGGTGATTCCCAAAACCCCTTCGCGCAATATTTTCGACATCTCCCCCGACGACTACGCGCATGTGGCGCGCGGCACGCATAAAATCGCTCGGGCCGGTATGAAGGCCTTCAAGGCCGACGGCATCACCGTGCAGCAATTCAACGAAGCGGCCGGCGGCCAGGTGGTGTTTCACCTGCACATGCATATGATGCCGCGCCGCGACGGCATTGCGCTGCTGCCGCCCGCCAGCCGCAAGGAAGACCCGAAGGTGCTCGAGGAGCACGCCAGGCTGCTGATCTCGGCGCTGGCGGAAAGCTGAACCGTCAGCCGGTTTCGAAATCGCCGTCCTGCGGTGGCGCCAGCGGCGTGAACTGGCAACGGTTCGGCTTGATGTCGAGCAGCGGCGTCTCGTCGAGACAATCCATTCCGCGCACCAGCACCGTCGATCCCTCGATGCCGACCAGCTTCACCAGCGACGTGCCCAGAGGATTGGGGCGTACCGGAGAACGCAGCGAAAAAGTGCCGTGCGTCGCGCCGCTGCTCTTGGGGGTCTGGAGCACGATGTCGCGGCGCGACAGATGCAGCCAGTAGATGACTTCGATGCTCTCATACCGATCGAGCCCCTGCAATGCAGGCTTCCACGGATCGAAAATCTCGAGGCGGCAAACCGGGCCGTCTTCACGCCCCTGCCGCGGGGTCTTCAGACGAGACGTCCATGGCGTGCGAATTCGGCCGATGAACACCAGCCCGGCGTCGGTCGGCGGCGGCAGATCGACGACGACCTCTCCCTCTCGTACTTCGTATTCCCGCACCATCGTTGGCTCCTCGCATCCTAGAGCCTTTTCGCTTGTGATGGAATCAGAAGCGGGCTCTATGATTTTGATTTGACGCGTTTTCTTCACGCGAACCGGTGTCCACTTCGCTCGAAAACGCTCTAATATCACGATCCGGACCGTTATTCACCGCAAAGCATAACCCAATCTCGCCAGAAGGCGCAGGCCGGCGTCCGCCAGCAGTTCACCCCCCTGCGGAACGCCGAACTCAACCTCTCACACGCATATTTCGCAGTACGAGACAGGCGCCGCCGGCGCGCCTGATCCGGTTGCAGAGGCCATCGGCTTCCGCGCGCGTATCGGCTCCGATCCGCACCTGATAGAACGTCCGGGTGCCGCGGCTGCGCCATACCGAGCCTAGCAGACTTGGATCGCGGTCGCCGATCACGGCGACGAGCCGCCTGATGGCTCGTGCATACATGGCCATGGCGCGGACGCGGCTGAAGCCGGCAGCAAGCTGCACGCCCCATGGCTTGTCGGCACCGAGCTTCACGTGCTGTTCAAGCCCCGTGACAAACGGATTGGGCGCGCGCTTCAGGAGCGCCATCAACTCGCGGCAGTTCGTCGCCGGTGGCTGCGCTGGCGGTTTACCGCTTTTGCCGGCGGCAACCCAGTCCTCGATCGGCGATCCCGTGATCGCGACAACGTAGTTGCGCGTCTCAGTCGGCATCGATCCCTTGCCATCAAGCCAGTCCTGCACGCGGCGCGGCCCGGCATTATAGGCTGCGGCCGCCAGTCCGAGATTGCCGAATTGCCCGCGCAACTCGTTCAGGTACTCGGCCGATTTCGGCAGGGCCTGCACCGGATCGAACGGGTCGAGCAGCCGCCGCTCACTCGCCGTTCCCGGCATGAACTGCGCGATTCCCTCCGCATGCTGGCCGCTGCGGGTCAACGGGCCAACGGCATCGGACTGAAACCGGCTCTCCTGCCAGATCACGCGCGCGAAGAATTCCAGCGGCAAGCTCTCGGCCTTCGCAGCCGATTCGACCATCAGGCAGATCGATTCGCGCGTGTCTTGGTCTGTCTTGACGGGATCTGTCTTGACGGGATCTGTCTTGGCGGCAGGTCCGGGATCGGCCGCCGTCTCCGCGCCGACTTGCGCAAAGGCGACATGCGGCATCATCAGCATCATAGCCAACGCGTATTGCATGAGAACGGCAAGGCGCGATGCCATATCGGTTCTCTTCCACGACGGCGACGAAGCCAACTTCATCCACGATGCGTGGCAGACTTCTTCAACAGCCTGCTAGATCAATAACTTGCGCGTGTTCGGTATCCACTTTTGCGGAATACGCGCTAAAACCCCCGGCTCCTCCGGAGGACAATACTTGTAGTTCCGGAT
Protein-coding sequences here:
- a CDS encoding NUDIX hydrolase, whose amino-acid sequence is MSETAHHAPQQASRHPYRRPKDAAALILIDRSAATPRVLLGKRHDKVVFMPGKFVFPGGSVETTDNKVPVAAPIPKELEANLLKGSPKTHSSRARSLALAAIREACEETGLCLGRKPEGAVAKLTGAWQPFSDAGLLPDPSSLHLIARAITPPGYVRRFDTRFFSADASAIAHRVDGVIHPDAELVELAWIEMDAKPLADLHPITRSVLGELEKRLAAGPLRHDADLPFFRFYGGKMHRDVFPGVA
- the rpmG gene encoding 50S ribosomal protein L33; this encodes MAKAVTIKVKLVSSADTGFYYVAKKNSRTMTDKMVKKKYDPVARKHVEFREAKIK
- a CDS encoding PleD family two-component system response regulator, encoding MSARVLVVDDIPANVKLLEARLSAEYFDVMTASNGAQALEICARAKCDIVLLDIMMPDMDGFEVCRRLKANPATHFIPVVMVTALDSPSDRVRGLEAGADDFLTKPVSDVVLIARVRSLTRLKMMTDELRLRAVTSLEIGVQAPERDAVADTGKGGRILLVDDRASSYERLASVLSAEHTVDVETDPSEALFHAAENSYDLLIVSLGLENFDGLRLCSQARSLERTRHVPILAIADANSNTRLLRGLEIGVNDYLLRPVDKNELLARSRTQIRRRRYTDHLRDNVQNSIEMAVTDGLTGLHNRRYMESHLVTLAEQASLRGKPLALMMLDIDFFKSINDGYGHDAGDDVLREFAVRIRKSIRGIDLACRYGGEEFVIVMPETNLHVAGMVAERLRRSIAGEPFAVHKGAKRIDVTISIGLSILERKGEPVADVLKRADIALYRAKHDGRNRVVAQAA
- a CDS encoding response regulator, encoding MAKTVLIVEDNELNMKLFRDLLEAHGYQTSGTSNGFEALDLVRKLRPDLVLMDIQLPQVSGLDVTRWIKDDPELRAIPVVAVTAFAMKGDEERIREGGCEAYLSKPISVGKFIETVRRFVG
- a CDS encoding DUF3572 domain-containing protein, which encodes MTKRVHNPREVAEIVAIQALSFVAGDGERLGRFLAETGIGPETLRASASDPHFLAGVLDFVLRDDATVKAFSESSGHHPTTIAAAREALGDPHWEREVP
- a CDS encoding DNA polymerase IV is translated as MTEGPPGDPLCICRDCFGDPDFAAVRCSTCGSPRLVRHRTLPTLTLAHIDCDAFYATVEKRDNPALADKPVIIGGGRRGVVSAACYIARTYGVHSAMPMFKALALCPSAAVIAPDMTKYVRVGREVRHAMQALTPLVEPLSIDEAFLDLGGTQRVHGMIPAKVLAKFAADVERTIGITVSVGLSCNKFLAKIASDLDKPRGFAALDPDEARIMLADKPVGFIFGVGPATQERLSQHGFRTIGDLQRADEIELMKQFAAEGRRLWRLARGIDDRRVIADRGARTISSETTFESDVRDFATLERILWRLSEKVSSRLKTGGLAGSTITLKLKTADFRQRTRSQSISVPTQLASKIFATSREMLAKEIDGTAFRLMGTGVSALRPGSQADDTDMLDRRSAHAERAMDDLRKKFGSAAVIRGIAYDGPEKQRQ
- a CDS encoding cell envelope integrity EipB family protein; amino-acid sequence: MRDHFHFSALRFWPGFLTLAVAAAGLPPPGSAAHAAAVVPFLSHQALYDLSLLKSRGSTSLDSTRGRILYKFSGNACEGYTSDFRQVSEMNSGEGKTTLSDLQSTSWEDAEGRSYRFKIATRMDDSDQSEVDGIAERTGDKITVKLKQPVAKTFTLDGKVVFPTEQIQRIIAAAKAGKSLLQLTVYDGSDNGEKVYNTLSVIGKPIPGDTPGASPDPSTTNGQMKTLTRWPVTVSYYDRDAPANSGEQTPVYAMSFELFEDGVSRALVLDYNDFVISGTLGKFDVSDVKNAKPCKR
- a CDS encoding IS630 family transposase, whose product is MRTGIFITLKPADRRHLKALARNRNTPHKHVWRAEIVLLSADGFGTHEIMRRTGKSKTCVWRWQERFMVAGYDGLLHDKTRPSRIPPLGSGIAERVVALTRTEPPAEATHWTSAMMAKVVDISASSVQRIWRAHGLQPHRVKQFKLSTDPRFVDKLRDVVGLYVDPPAHAVVLSVDEKSQIQALDRTQPGLPIKKGRAGTMTHDYKRHGTTTLFAALNVLDGTVIGRNMQRHRHQEFIRFLNAVEAQVPPRKQIHAIVDNYATHKHPKVRQWLARHPRWAFHFTPTSASWLNAVEGFFAKLTKRRLKRGIFRSVVDLQAAINRFVIEHNAEPKPFTWTADPNKIIRAVRRGHQVLDSIH
- a CDS encoding RidA family protein; translation: MAGTIEQKLAAQGITLHEAASPVANYVGFVRTGNLLFVSGQLCFNPEGKLIAKGKLGAGVTVEQGSAAARGCALNLLAQVKAALGDLDKVVRVVRLGGFVNSAPDFVDGPKVLNGASDLMVATFGDKGRHARVTVGVASLPADAAVEIEGLFEVV
- a CDS encoding glycerophosphodiester phosphodiesterase is translated as MRAPDWLTARPVAHRGLHDDARGIVESMPGAFRAAIAGNFSIETDIQLTADGEAMVHHDDELGRLTEGSGALRTKTAAELRQVVFKNTSERMMSLADLCRLVAGRVPLVIEVKSRFDGDRRLVRRMAEVLSSYNGPAAGMSFDPDQVLALRELIPSRPRGIVAERLYTEADWPDTTPNQRAAMTHLRHAFRTRPHFVAYSVSDLPDITPWIARNIFRCALLTWTVRTPEQRARAAKYADQMIFEGFHPGI
- a CDS encoding GNAT family N-acetyltransferase — protein: MTSPDISLEAVDSVSQITAVDWDACANPATKQHRSLASDEAPASSSAQDSCLSAREQYNPFVSHAFFTALEASNSACPRTGWRPRHLIARLDGAVVGVVPCYLKSHSQGEYVFDHGWAQAYESAGGRYYPKLLASVPFTPATGPRLLIRAGSDKARVGAALVGGLVGLCDATQASSVHVTFARQEEWTFLAGNGFLQRTDQQFHWRNEGYSSFEDFLANLASRHRKAIRRERRDALANGITIHVLTGNELTEETWDAFFQFYMETGSRKWGRPYLTRSFYSLIGESMSRDIALIMARRDGRWIAGAINFIGSDTLFGRHWGAIEHHPFLHFEVCYYQAIDFAIRHRLKTVEAGAQGEHKIARGYLPQTTYSAHYIADPALRRAVGDYLKHERHYVAEAARELTDAGPFRKTGDDGVS
- a CDS encoding HIT family protein, encoding MTAYDANNIFAKILRGELPCYKVYENEHVLAFLDIMPRAPGHSLVIPKTPSRNIFDISPDDYAHVARGTHKIARAGMKAFKADGITVQQFNEAAGGQVVFHLHMHMMPRRDGIALLPPASRKEDPKVLEEHARLLISALAES
- the tsaA gene encoding tRNA (N6-threonylcarbamoyladenosine(37)-N6)-methyltransferase TrmO, producing the protein MVREYEVREGEVVVDLPPPTDAGLVFIGRIRTPWTSRLKTPRQGREDGPVCRLEIFDPWKPALQGLDRYESIEVIYWLHLSRRDIVLQTPKSSGATHGTFSLRSPVRPNPLGTSLVKLVGIEGSTVLVRGMDCLDETPLLDIKPNRCQFTPLAPPQDGDFETG